AATGGCTCCAATATCTAGACCTTGTAAACTGTTTTGAACCATATCTAAATCACTGCGTTGTCGTTGTTGAGCCTGGACATAGTGGTAGGTTCGGGTTTCTTGCTCTGGAATCGCGTATTTGCTGGACAAAGGCAAGGAGACTGGGGAAGCGAGCCCACTTGGCGTAATTGGTGACCGCGACGCAGAATAATCAGCAGTTCTCAAGGCACGTCCCGCAGAGTGAGATCTGTCACGTTGTTCGGATCCACGGATGAGTAAAGGTCTTTGCTGATCTAGACCAAGACTAGACCCAGATCTCGGAGTGTTGATCGGAGGCCGCATGGATATTTGGGAGCTCGATCTGGCCACATCGGGAGGACTAGTAAATTGTGGAAGTGGTGGTAGAGGTGGAAATTTTGAGGGGGCCGGTGATGATTCCAGAGCCGACTTGGTTGTAAATCGTGTAATCTCTTCTACAAGAGTAATAGCCAATTCCTTTGTCGCAGCTTGGAGCTCGTCAaacttggccttgtcaaAGGTCTGTGGCTCAATAAAATCCTCAAAATCGTAGAGTAAGATGTCAATCGATCGAACTTGACAAATGACATCTTCTACTGGCCTGTCAGCGTCCGGACTCCGCTGTGACTTGGGTGCTGGTCCTTCTTACCGTGCCGCAAGGTCAGATGTCTCAGAAATTCAGTCAATTGAGGAGAAGACACCGCAAGTAAAGGTACCAAGCGTCGCAAAGCTCGCTCTCCCTCTCTCAATAGCGACTGGGACGACTGGTTAAGCGACATCTGTTGGTAGTCATAGTCCAAATGCCCACTGGCCTGTGAAAGTGCAACCTTTGCCCATTTCGTTACATCATTAAAAGGACGGAGTAACACGTGATCAGATGAAGTCGCCATTCTGGAAGCGATAAGAACATAGGGAAAAGCAACGATAAAGCTGGTTCGCAGAGTTTCAAGGCAAAAGTCTGCAAAGGACAGGATGAGTTTTGCGGGGCATGTAAATGTCATGAAATTGCGAACTCGTCCCagtcttatcttatctataCTAAGTTAATATCTGATACACGAGCTTTCTGTTTCTCGGCCAGGATACAAGGAGCAAATGTACAGTATTTCAAGGTGAAGGGTAATTGCGACAGACAGGGGTTTGATGGAGGGTGGGATAAAATTTCCAGATAAGCCTTTTTCGGTTCAATGGCCCGGATTTGCACACTTCCTCGTAACCGAACCAACCGGAATGCTGCGCCACGACATTAGAGTGAAGCTCAAGAATGAGCTTAGCTGTATGTGTTATGAGTTGAGAGTTATAGCCAGTCACCAAGCCCAGTCACCTAACATACCTCAACTACCAGGTAGAGCTGAGACTCGTCGAAACCGCCACTAAACTTAACCTGGTGTTGTTATTAGCCAAATAAGATACCCTTCGCCTTGCGTTATCGCAACCCGCGGATAATTAACGCCAAGCCGACGTGACCTCCCTAAATAGTTCCCACAATCCGCGCGCTCGGCCGTTCCAAGACTTAAACTAATGCATGTTGCCTCCGCGCCAACCTCTTAACTCTGTTGCTAGGAAAGGTTCTAGAGGTTTCAAATGTACCAGAGGGGGTCTGACATCCTTCCTGTTTGGCTTGATCCGCCGAAGGTCATCCGCCCCTTGTCTCTTGTCTAGGTATCTTTCTTCAGTTgcctcttatttataaatcCTGCTGACAGTATCTTTCTAGGTTCCATTCACGTTCCCTTCTGGCCACtgttttcttctcctttaacgttttgtttttctttctccaatTGTATAGCATCATTTCCGCTCAAGAGCGTTGCCATCATGGGGTGGATTGGTCGAATTAACGATGGCGTGGCTAACAGTCGCGTAGGCCACTGGTTTCAATTGGAGGGATCTGGCCATGTGAGCGAACGCCACCAAAGAAGTATTTGCAAGAGAATCGCACTGACCCAAGGCTGTTAGCCCCGCGAGCGACCCGGTTCCCGTTTTACAACTGAGATCCGAGCAGGAATCATCTCTTTCTTCGCAATGGCATATATCCTGGCTGTCAATTCCAGCATCGTCGCTGACAGTGGAGGCACTTGTGTCTGTGACTCGACTCCCGATGACCCCATCTGCGCCGCCAACTCAGACTATCTTCTTTGCAAGAATGAGGTCAAGCGTGATCTGGTCACCGCCACTGCTGCTATTTCTGCCCTAGCCaccttcttccttggtgCCCTCGCCAACATGTTAGTCTCGATAGGTAGTGGGGATGGCTTTGATGATTGGCTGCTAACTTTATCAACAGGCCCGTCGGTATCAGCTGCGGAATGGGCTTGAATGCTTACCTCGCGTACGATGTACGTATTTCCGCTTTGACGTCCTGCATAATTTCTAACATATGGCTCTACCTAGGTTGTCGGCTTCCATGGCTCTGGACCTGTCCCTTATGAAGTAGCCATGACGGCCATCTTCGTCGAAGGTCTTATCTTCTTCGGTCTCACAATCCTCGGTCTTCGACAATGGCTTGCTCGAGCCATCCCACGTTCAATCAAGCTAGCTACTGGTGCTGGTATCGGTCTCTTCTTGACACTTATCGGCCTTACATACAGTGAAGGCATAGGCCTCATTACTGGTGCTGTTTCAACCCCTGTCGAACTGGCTGGCTGTTCTCCTGCAGATAAATTGGAAGATGGAACCTGTCCTGGCTCGCACAAGATGCAGAACCCGACTCTTTGGCTTGCTATCTTCTGCGGTGGTATCCTGACGGTAGTTCTCACCATGTTCCGTGTTAAGGGTGCTATTCTTATCGGCATTATTCTTGTGTCCATTTGCTCTTGGCCACGCGGCACCTCTATCACAGCCTTCCCTTATACCCCGGTCGGCGATGACTCTTTCAACTTTTTCAAAAAGGTTGTGGACTTTCATCCTATTACCAGAATTCTTGCTGTGCAAAAGTGGGATATCAGTGCATATAGTGGTCAATTCGGTCGCGCCCTGATCACGTTCCTCTACGTTGATATTCTTGACTGCACAGGTACTCTCTACTCAATGGCCCGATTTTCTAATCTCATCGATGAGAAAACTCAGGATTTTGAAGGATCTGCTACAGCATATCTTGTTGATTCCATCAGTATCACTATAGGGGCTGTCTTTGGGACATCACCTGTGACAGCCTTTATCGAGAGTGGAGCTGGTATTGGTGAAGGAGGGCGAACAGGAATCACAGCTATGATGACtggcttttgcttctttgtCTCGTTGTTCTTTGCACCCATCTTTGCATCTATACCTTCTTGGGCTACAGGCTGTGTCTTGATCCTAATTGGCTCGATGATGATGCAAGCTGTCGTCAATATTAATTGGCGATATATGGGTGATGCTGTCCCAGCATTCTTGACCATTGCTATTATGCCCTTTACATTTTCAATTGCCGATGGTCTTATTGCTGGTATTTGCAGCTACATCGTTATCCAAGTTCTTGTATGGGCTGTGGAGACAGCTTCTATGGGCAAGCTGACTGCGACTaacaagaaggacaaagacCCTTGGACATGGCGTATTCCTGGAGGCATCCTACCAGGGTGGCTTGTGCGTTTGTtccagggcaagaaggacttTTGGCGCCCCTATGCGGACGAGGCCATCGATGGTAATGTAGGTGTCAATTCTCATGAGATGAGTCCTATTAGACACAATGCTGACTGGGTCAAGCCTGGTGAGCCTTTACCACACGTGGTAACTGAGATTTACGCTGGCAATAACAAGGAATAAGCTGAGACATATTTAATAACCCGACCTGTGGGACTGAAGGCGGTTTATTGACCTGGGAGGCGGtatctattatatagttatgCTTGAAAAGAAGATCCGCAAGTCGTGTCACTTCGGAGCCAGACTGCGTCTCTGGGATAGCTCAAATACCTTTAGAGATATCTGCATCACACCTGCAGCGTTGCTTGTATGGAAAGTGCCTGTGGCGTCCATACAATACATCGACCCAACACTAGCTATGTGCATTGCCCTGTTGGGCATGTACTTTGCTTACCGACTGATACTGGCAGCTTCTGCCATCCTCCTCCAGGCTACACCCTCGACCATcgacaccaacatcatcaaagagGCTGTTGAAAGATTAGACGGTGTCTTATCCGCTCATCATGTCCATATTTTCGCGCTAAACGAGAATAAGCTGGTCTGCTCGATGCATGTCCAGCTGTTGTCGCGGGAAACTTCTGGAGACAGGTTTATGGAAGTTATGCGGCAAGTCAGACGTATTCTACATACGTACGGAGTCCATTCTGCAACGATCCAGCCTGAATTCTCTCTTGACGAGGCTGACTCTATCCCATTCTTAAAAGCTGAACAGACAGAAGGAGAAAATTGGCAACGGCCATTGAGTCTGGGGAACAAGTCCAAGTCTTTCTAAGCTTGATGGCATTGAGAGATCAAGGGTTCTGGGATACAGTATCTGTGATAGTCGCATTTCCCATaactatttattataatgACATTTTCAGTAACCTTGTTAGCTAAAGCTTAAGCAATAGAATATGCCGGAATCTAATTGTAACTTAAAACAGTTCGGACAAATTCTTACCTCTAAATCACAATTGTGGGCGCAGAGCAGCCTCATCTGAAATAGGCTAAGTGGTTTCGATTTTCAAGCATTTGGCCAATAGTATGCGCCCACGATATGCCGAATGTAGATCAGAGGCGCAATATTGGCTGCTTACTTCCTGTAATTACTGGGCGAAATTGACTTATCACAGCTGGCTGAGCTGGGGCTGTGTCCAATTTCACATTCCCCTCCTCATGGACATGTAGCTTGCGTATCTACAACAatggccatttcttcatctAACAACAAAATTATACGTAGGCGCAATTCACTCTGACCATCACCACGCTCTCCAACAGTGTCGCTTTACGACGCCAGGGTGCAAATCTAATATGGATAACTGGCACACAACACAATGCACAAAGCCCGACGTTGCCATCTTTCCAGGACTTGATGTTCCGGCATGTATGAACTGCGGAGAAATTTGCCCTTCTGATCGAGCGGACAACAAACACAACGATGAACTTCAGATTCCATCAGCGTGCAAGCGGTCTGCTATGCAGTTGAACTGGCCACCATCGATTAAATATCAGGATTACGCTTACCGCAATGATCCTGATGGCTCGTTGCACAAGGCTCTGGTTTCACTGGTTGACCAAGAATGGTGCAAACAGGAACCAGACAAGCAGAGGCCTTgctcttccatcatcaagacaGCCCAGACTCCATCTTCGCAAGTAAGCAAGACCTCATATGAGTCCCTTGATGGTACAAAGATACGTCTTTTGCGATTGTACAAAGGACACTTTGGGGATTGCTTGCACGGAGAATTTGAAACTATCAGCCTTCAGAACCAAGACGCAGagccagaagagccagaAATGATATCGTCAGATGGAATGGAAAATCCTACGTCATATGAAGCAGTTTCATATACCTGGGCCAAAGGAAATGGCAAACGGGAAAAGGACCACGCCATATTCATCGGAAATCGTTGGGACATACTTCCAATTACTGAGAACTGCTTTGATGCCTTGCAAAACTGTCGACTTAATGACCGAGATAGACGCCTGTGGGTTGACGCAATCTGTATCAACCAGTCAAACATTTCTGAAAGGACTCACCAAGTCGGCATGATGAGATATATATACTCAACCGCCAGCCGCGTTCTGATATACCTGGGGATAGGCGATACTGGGAGCGGCTCGGAAATCACGGATGACCCCGAGATTCTCAGTGGCAACCCATATTTCTCGCGTATATGGGTGGTACAAGAGATTGCGTCTGCGAAACAGGCGCTGGTTTTGTATGACCGCAAAGCCATGCACTGGGACTTTTTCCACGGGAACCTGCAGCGCTTGTATAGTAAGAGATGGATGCGGAACTTCGGATCTGCCCGGCAGATCGATGATGCTCATGAGTTCTTGACCCTGCTCGGGGATACGCGGGACTGCAATGCTTCAGATCCAAGGGACAAGATCTTCGCCTTACTTGGGCTGTGGAAGAGGCCTCTGGAGCCGGATTACACGTTATCGCCTCAAGTTGTGTACACGGGACTGGCTTCCATGCTTGTAACGGACAAAAGTTGGGAAGTGGTAGCGCTATTACTTGATATGGCGACCCATGGCTGCTCGATGCTTGGCCTCCCTTCATGGGTTCCCGATTGGAGCGAAAAGAGTCAATGGCCGTGTCAAGGGCAATGGAAAAGCAATCTTTCCTTACCCATGAAGGCGCGGCCAAGGCGTGCTGGGAGGTTTCGAATTCATCGCCAAACTGGCTCTTTAAGTGTTCTTGCCGCTGAGATCGACATATTGGCCCCATACCTCTCCTGTGGGTTCCGGTCGACCACTAATGGGATTCTTACGATAAACGCCGGATGCATTCAGGTTTCAATAGCCCCTGATGTTCTATCCAAATGCGAACCGACTGATAGTATCTTTTATCTTTCCAAGTACGGATTCTGTCTAATCCTGCGGAAGAAAGCCGACCCCAATGTCTATATTCTTATAGGGCTTTGCGGATACTCGTGCCTATCTGACAGTCAACATCAGTCAGTAGAACTCGATGACATCAGATATCTCCAGGAATGGGCGTGGCTTTTATCGCTCGGTGAACAACGGTTTTGGTCTGAGCTTGCCCCCTTGAGAAAAGCACAGATCTGCTGGGGGGCTCTCCGAAGGCAGAGGAAGCTGGAAACTCGAACGACTCTTCAGAGGATTGTCAGAAAAGCCCATTTCCTGAAAAGATCGCGTGATCTAGTTCTGGAAGAGCGACATGCCATGGAGTATTACAGCAAAGACAAAAGTCGAGTGAGGGAATTCTTCCAACGCCAATGGATGAAGAATTATAGGAGATGGAAGCAAGCAGACGAGCTATTAGCTGTGGATTATAAAAAATGCAGAGAACTAACCAAGAAATTGCTTCCAGGCTATAGAAGCCTAGAGCCATTGCAAGCAGCGTCCACCCAACCGCCACTGGGACAGTCGATGTGGCTTCCAGTGTCTTTCTACTGGTTTACAATATGGAAAGGCAGTACTCAATATGAGACAACCGACCTTTATACTAAATACCGGTTGCTCGCGGCCTGCGCTTCCAGGAATATCCCATTACCCCCTATACATTTAATCACGGATAAGAAGAGCCATATTTCGCTTTCGCTTGGCCTGGAACTTGAGAACGGTCTACGAGATCTACAGAGAGTAGCAAAGGAGCACTTCCCGCAAGAAGTGCcagctgatgagaagatcgTGGTATCCCGCAATCTAACGGCCTCTTATCGCCTCGATTTCACAGAAGAGGAGTGGGCCATTCTTCTGCGTTGGTTGTCCAGGCCAACTTCACCAAGCTATGATATGCTAAAATATGGATCGAAAATGGATGCTCCGTTGATTTGGGAAAGCGGGTTTGTTACACAATGCCAACTTGATGAAGCTCACAGTTTGCTGGATGATAACTTTAATCACCAGATGGCAGCACTATCCTCCTCGTCCCACAGTGAAGCATCCCTTGACAAGTTTTTTGAACTTGTATATCGTGAGCAGTTCGAACTGCTTTGGTTATTTGTCTTTCGTTCACACTTGCGGCTTATCAAAAGGCTTCGTGGTTACAGTCTCGATAATCTCGGTGCCGGGTTTGCACGCTCCTTGTTCTGGAGATTTGACCGTAGCATCGGCAAGGCTTGTCAGCTTGTTGGAAATGTCCCTCTCACACATGACAAGATTGAAGAGCAATGGGCCAGGTTCCTTAATTGGCTCACACAACAATCGTTTAAGGTGCCAGCGCAGGAAATACCATCGCAAGCGTATGATCAGCGACCGAGGTTGTTGATTGAACAAGAAAGGGGCGACGAATATGAAGGGGACTACTGCCTGTCAATCATAGAATGTGATGGATTGTTTATTATGAGGAACAGACCAGAGCCTCCTCATCTGAAGTCTCAGACATTTTATGCGGAACAGATGTTATCTGAACTTATTTATTCCGAAATTTGGCGACGAAGGCTTCCAGAGAGAGTGTTTGCTTTTCTATTCGACGACGCTGAGAACACTCCTCAGCCAACGAAATCTGGATGCACAGGTTTGGAAGAACTATTTGCCCGCGATCAGCTATCCATTTGCGGCAAGCCTTTCACCCAATATTGGAGACAGGAGTCTAAGTCGTGGAAGGTCGTGGAGCAGTACATTTCGGAATCACAGTGGCATATGAGTTGCATGAAAATGGATCTCTTGCGCGGAtcgaaggagaagagagatatGTACGAGGAAATTGTTATTATTTGAACCGCTAATCAGACTACTGTATCCGAATTATTCAAGCTGAGAGCCTGGGAGCTTTAGAAGTTGTTAAGATTCTGAGTCGCTGTTTCTGAGTCATTCGTTCATGGAGACAGCTGTGAAGAGGCGTGGCATACGGTACTCTAACTTCAGCCTTAAGTGAAACGTGGCTGGCAACTTAATTTCATCCCGATTGCCAGAAAACTCAAACATAAGCATGATCTACCAACATGCGATCTCCATTCATGCCCACGACATCACCTTCACTTGTGCAATCATTGTAATTCCACAAATAACAACCTCCCGCCCAGCAGCGGGGTTATTACCTTAACCTATTTAGCACTCGGCACAAGGTTCTGTTGTTGTCAACCGGGGCCTGGCCTGATCTTCGTGGGTAAATTGTATTCCCAATCCCTATTGGCCAATACCCCGGAGTGGCCTCGACTACAGCCGGCCTCATGGCTAATGAACCTGGTTTGGCGGGGCACAATGCGACACTACGATGATCATACCCCATCTCGTCGACCAAAATGTCCCACTTACATGAACCACGATAGTGCCTAAACTTAAATTTCTCGAATGTTGATCTCTGAATTTACCCGGTTCATGTGTATAAGATGCAAATTATTTAGCTCAGAGCTCTGAGGTGTCAGCTTCATTGGCTTGAAGGGTTCGTTAGCTATGAAGGTCTCGCATGTGTACCTATCGTTGCTGGGCCTGCTGCCGGCGGTAGTAGGTCTCGGCCAACAGTCCATTGTCGCCTTCAACAAGTCAGATGACGCTTTTCAACTCGTTGGTGGAGATGCTGGGTCTGGTCAGATTCGTGTCTCCAAGGATGAGTACTGGGGCGTCATTCGCGCTGCTGGTGATCTCGCCGTCGACTTTGGCCGTGTTACTGGCACCAACTTCACTCTGAGCAACGGCAAGAAGGAATCATCCCCAGCCAAGTATAAATTTAAGCCCGTGGATGTCAAGAACAACACACATGTAAGTACTTTCTAACCTCCAGAGACTTCCGCTAAGAATCTAGTACCGCACTCTTGATGAACAGCACTTCTCTGGACCAAACTACTCAGAACCCAACGCTAGCAACACCAAGATCATTGTTGGTACAATCGGCCACTCTGAGCTCAttgacaagctcatcaaagatGGCTCCCTTGATGTTAGCAAGATCAAAGGCAAATGGGAATCT
Above is a window of Fusarium oxysporum Fo47 chromosome XII, complete sequence DNA encoding:
- a CDS encoding permease family-domain-containing protein, with the protein product MGWIGRINDGVANSRVGHWFQLEGSGHPRERPGSRFTTEIRAGIISFFAMAYILAVNSSIVADSGGTCVCDSTPDDPICAANSDYLLCKNEVKRDLVTATAAISALATFFLGALANMPVGISCGMGLNAYLAYDVVGFHGSGPVPYEVAMTAIFVEGLIFFGLTILGLRQWLARAIPRSIKLATGAGIGLFLTLIGLTYSEGIGLITGAVSTPVELAGCSPADKLEDGTCPGSHKMQNPTLWLAIFCGGILTVVLTMFRVKGAILIGIILVSICSWPRGTSITAFPYTPVGDDSFNFFKKVVDFHPITRILAVQKWDISAYSGQFGRALITFLYVDILDCTGTLYSMARFSNLIDEKTQDFEGSATAYLVDSISITIGAVFGTSPVTAFIESGAGIGEGGRTGITAMMTGFCFFVSLFFAPIFASIPSWATGCVLILIGSMMMQAVVNINWRYMGDAVPAFLTIAIMPFTFSIADGLIAGICSYIVIQVLVWAVETASMGKLTATNKKDKDPWTWRIPGGILPGWLVRLFQGKKDFWRPYADEAIDGNPGEPLPHVVTEIYAGNNKE
- a CDS encoding cation efflux family-domain-containing protein — its product is MLEKKIRKSCHFGARLRLWDSSNTFRDICITPAALLVWKVPVASIQYIDPTLAMCIALLGMYFAYRLILAASAILLQATPSTIDTNIIKEAVERLDGVLSAHHVHIFALNENKLVCSMHVQLLSRETSGDRFMEVMRQVRRILHTYGVHSATIQPEFSLDEADSIPFLKAEQTEGENWQRPLSLGNKSKSF